TGATGTCTCCCTCTTCGAGAGGGCGGTCGTCGGGGATGCCGTGGCAGATCACCTCGTTGACCGAGGTGCACAGTGACTTTGGGAAGCCGCGGTAGTTGAGCGGGCTAGGGTACGCGCCCCGGCGCAGGCACTCCTCGTGGCAGATCGCATCGAGTTCGTCCGTGGTCACCCCCGGTCGAATCCATGCGGCTGTTTTCTCGAGAACTTCGGCCGCGATTCGGCAGGCCTTGCGCATGCGCGCCACGCGGCCGGCGTCCTTGACCTCGGGCAGGCTGATGGGGCCAGGGCGCCCCGTGTCCGCGTAATCGGGACGCGGGATCTCGGCGGGCACAGGGCGTTTCGGGCCGACCACGCCGGGCTCGAGCAGCTTGGCTCGCCGCGTGGGGCTACCTGTGCGCGCGGCCTCGGCGTCCACGTCACGGTGACAGCGCTTGTACTTTTTCCCACTGCCGCACCAGCAGGGCTCGTTCGGTCCCACCTTGGCGCGGGGGGCTGTTCCCAGATCTCGCAAGACGCCCTGATCGTAGTGCATGGGGGGCCGCCTCGCTACTTCGACGCTCCGGGGTTCTGGGGGCACGGAGGCGCGCAACGGCAAGGACGGGCGCCGCCAGCGAGAGGGCCCTCAGGGCCATTTTTTCTTGACTGCGGGGGCGGACCAGCCCGCTCGCGTTCCCTATACTGCGGCCGCCATGTCTGCGCCCTCAGGCTCGAAGACCTCGAAAACCGCCAAACTTCTGCGCACCCGTAACATCGGGATCGTGGCCCACATCGACGCGGGCAAGACCACGGTCAGTGAGCGCTTCCTCTTCCTGTCGGGCCGCATCCACAAAATTGGCGAGGTTCACGACGGCGAGGCGCAGATGGACTGGATGCCTCAGGAGCGGGAGCGGGGCATCACGATCACGGCGGCTGCCACCACGGTCGAATGGAAGGGGCACGATCTGCACCTCATCGATACACCGGGCCACGTGGACTTCACCATCGAGGTCGAAC
Above is a genomic segment from Myxococcales bacterium containing:
- the map gene encoding type I methionyl aminopeptidase; protein product: MHYDQGVLRDLGTAPRAKVGPNEPCWCGSGKKYKRCHRDVDAEAARTGSPTRRAKLLEPGVVGPKRPVPAEIPRPDYADTGRPGPISLPEVKDAGRVARMRKACRIAAEVLEKTAAWIRPGVTTDELDAICHEECLRRGAYPSPLNYRGFPKSLCTSVNEVICHGIPDDRPLEEGDIIDLDVTVYVDGMHGDTNATYFVGAVDPASQRLVEVTRKACELGIAAVKPGGMVRDIGRAIEAHAKAHDLSVVRTYCGHGIGEVFHSRLQIPHYFDPRATTQFVPGMTFTIEPMINEGTWRDRLWADGWTVVTADGRRSAQFEHTVLVTESGVEILTLPGSG